A window from Microcoleus sp. FACHB-831 encodes these proteins:
- a CDS encoding ABC transporter permease, which yields MSRSKALQYYITARLLLAPLMLWTIVTLVFLLLRATPGDPVDAISSGRLSESAKETLRQQLGLTDPLWVQYFRYLGDLLRLDLGTSLSSGAQSIWGEIWKYFPATVELAFFSMAIAFIVGVGVGTISASRPGTVLDAGGRLFGIITYSLPIFWVGMILQLIFSVGLGWFPLGNRFPPNLPAPQGFTGLYIIDSLLSFNFSQVFTSLYHLALPSLTLGILLSGIFERIVRVNLKQTLKADYVEAARARGVQESRILMAHALKNAMIPVITVLGLTLASLLGGAVLTEVTFSWPGLGSRLYQAIGERDYPAVQGIMVFFAAIVTFASIAIDVLNAYIDPRIRY from the coding sequence ATGTCTCGTTCCAAAGCTCTGCAATATTACATTACTGCTCGTCTGCTGCTAGCTCCCCTGATGCTGTGGACAATTGTCACCCTTGTGTTCTTGCTACTACGAGCGACCCCAGGCGACCCAGTTGACGCCATTTCCAGCGGTCGCCTGTCGGAAAGCGCCAAAGAAACATTGCGACAACAGCTAGGTTTGACAGATCCCCTGTGGGTGCAGTATTTCCGGTATCTGGGAGATTTGCTGCGTCTGGATTTGGGCACTTCCTTAAGCAGTGGCGCACAGTCGATTTGGGGGGAGATTTGGAAATACTTCCCAGCGACAGTAGAATTGGCATTTTTTAGTATGGCGATCGCCTTCATTGTAGGTGTCGGCGTCGGCACAATTTCTGCTTCCCGTCCCGGCACAGTTCTAGACGCTGGAGGACGACTTTTTGGCATCATCACCTACTCGCTTCCCATTTTTTGGGTAGGGATGATTCTGCAATTGATTTTCTCCGTCGGGCTGGGGTGGTTTCCCCTCGGAAACCGCTTCCCACCAAACTTACCAGCGCCGCAGGGTTTTACTGGTCTTTACATTATTGATAGTCTACTAAGCTTTAACTTCAGTCAGGTTTTCACCTCGCTGTACCATCTTGCCCTTCCCAGTTTGACTCTGGGAATTCTTCTAAGCGGCATTTTCGAGCGAATTGTGCGAGTAAACCTCAAGCAAACGCTAAAAGCTGATTATGTAGAAGCAGCTAGAGCCAGAGGAGTTCAAGAATCGCGTATTTTAATGGCTCATGCCCTGAAAAATGCCATGATTCCAGTTATTACTGTCTTGGGGCTAACGCTAGCATCTTTGCTGGGGGGCGCAGTTTTAACCGAAGTAACATTTTCTTGGCCTGGTTTAGGAAGTCGGCTGTATCAAGCCATCGGTGAGCGAGATTATCCAGCAGTGCAAGGAATAATGGTATTTTTTGCCGCAATTGTCACCTTCGCTAGTATTGCCATAGATGTTTTAAACGCTTATATAGACCCTCGAATTAGGTACTAA
- a CDS encoding lipopolysaccharide assembly protein LapB: MQDLLKKMGLRKWGFKKLGVGIVVVTFLLGFGSVALADDNKSKLNPLEIKTKTPDPLLPQSTLERPLNELETQQLRTALDELNAQATAQLNAGNSPAAFEIWYRELRLRRSLGTLEEVRSLGRVGEIAWNNNKSTEVQVITQRLQAIQQQLEAKNKKPAKTSASTSALKIEDADIPALLQALATAYQQMRSPGLALPIYQQILADTKARQDTTAQVATLKTMGELQMSWFDYPASAATYEELLNLALAQGDSFNQVVYIQQLAYIYDKAKKPENALKMKQQLAESYLNKKDIAQLTPLKIAIASDYEAMGKPDEASQNYQEAYSLALSIQQFAYASDALQKLAALHKSYDDLDYALQVYQIRVQVDQQSYNYYGLMNTYDQMGQIYVQQKKYSDALTFFQKGLELAKSLKYQETYFTTQIDRVTQQSSQ; this comes from the coding sequence ATGCAGGATTTACTAAAGAAAATGGGTTTGAGAAAATGGGGTTTTAAAAAGCTGGGAGTAGGAATTGTTGTCGTGACATTCCTGCTAGGTTTTGGGTCGGTTGCATTGGCAGATGATAATAAGTCTAAGCTGAACCCATTGGAGATAAAAACCAAAACCCCCGATCCGCTTTTGCCTCAATCAACCCTAGAACGACCTTTAAACGAGCTAGAAACGCAGCAGTTGAGGACCGCACTAGATGAATTAAACGCACAAGCAACTGCTCAACTGAATGCGGGAAATTCACCAGCAGCTTTTGAAATTTGGTATCGCGAACTGCGATTGCGGCGATCGCTAGGTACTTTAGAAGAAGTGCGATCGCTAGGACGAGTTGGGGAGATTGCCTGGAACAACAATAAATCAACCGAGGTGCAAGTAATTACCCAACGCCTACAAGCGATTCAGCAACAGCTTGAGGCAAAAAATAAGAAGCCTGCAAAAACAAGCGCTAGCACGTCTGCCTTAAAAATAGAGGATGCCGATATTCCAGCACTCCTACAAGCGTTGGCAACAGCTTATCAGCAAATGCGATCGCCTGGACTGGCGCTGCCAATATATCAACAGATTCTTGCTGATACCAAAGCGCGGCAAGATACAACGGCTCAAGTGGCAACCCTGAAGACGATGGGGGAACTGCAAATGAGCTGGTTCGACTATCCCGCATCGGCTGCGACTTATGAAGAGTTGCTGAATTTGGCTCTAGCTCAGGGTGATTCTTTTAACCAAGTTGTTTATATACAACAGCTTGCTTACATTTACGATAAGGCGAAAAAACCAGAAAATGCTTTGAAGATGAAGCAACAACTGGCGGAGAGCTATCTTAACAAAAAAGACATCGCTCAGTTAACGCCGCTGAAGATAGCGATCGCTTCTGACTATGAAGCGATGGGTAAACCCGATGAAGCCAGTCAAAACTATCAAGAAGCCTATTCTCTAGCGTTGTCGATACAGCAGTTTGCTTATGCTAGCGATGCTTTGCAAAAACTAGCCGCGCTCCACAAGTCTTATGACGATTTGGATTATGCTTTGCAGGTTTATCAAATCCGAGTACAGGTAGATCAACAGTCTTACAATTACTATGGTTTGATGAATACTTATGACCAAATGGGTCAAATTTATGTGCAGCAGAAAAAGTATTCTGACGCACTCACATTTTTTCAAAAGGGGTTGGAATTAGCCAAATCTTTGAAGTATCAAGAAACCTATTTCACAACTCAGATTGACCGCGTAACTCAGCAAAGTTCGCAGTAA
- a CDS encoding pentapeptide repeat-containing protein, translated as MKLEILATAALLSTICLAPPAKAEKVSDVSRLIETRECAGCNLEGADLRDAHLIGADLRNANLKGANLKGANLEGADLTGANLEGANLRKVFASDASLNDANLTGVNLTEAKLYNAELDGAKLAGAEF; from the coding sequence ATGAAACTAGAAATTCTAGCTACCGCAGCACTATTAAGCACAATATGTTTAGCACCTCCGGCTAAAGCTGAAAAGGTCTCAGATGTCAGTAGGTTAATCGAAACTAGAGAATGTGCAGGGTGTAACCTAGAAGGAGCAGATCTAAGAGATGCTCACTTAATAGGTGCCGATTTAAGAAATGCTAATTTGAAGGGAGCCAATCTAAAAGGTGCAAATTTAGAGGGTGCAGATTTAACGGGTGCTAACCTTGAAGGTGCAAATTTGAGGAAAGTTTTTGCGAGCGATGCTAGCTTGAATGATGCTAATTTGACGGGTGTTAATCTCACCGAAGCGAAGCTTTATAATGCTGAGCTAGATGGTGCTAAATTGGCTGGAGCCGAGTTTTAA